From the genome of Monomorium pharaonis isolate MP-MQ-018 chromosome 1, ASM1337386v2, whole genome shotgun sequence:
GACACAGTATGGTTATCGAGAGGACGAGCACTAAATCTCTGCTGCAGAGTTCCAGGCGCAGGCAACGATGCGTGAGGCTAGATTAATGAATAAACTGATGAGAAACAAGGTTGAAAGTTACTACTGAATTAGAAGGCATTTCACGTGCACTCGATTTGGAGCATTTGAGCGAACTTTGATTAGTAACAAAATCATTTCTACATAAACTAATCAGTtatgaaactttaaacgcttttttctcgaaactaCATGTGTACATACTTCGTGGATAGCTACACTGACAGAAAAGAATGCTtaactcaaataaatattcattcgaATAGTaccaataacatattttatagaaaatatattttctaaattatagaaagtattacttgttttaaatagatattcattttcaataaaatatgttattggtACTATtcgaattaatatttatttgaattaagcATTTTTTCTGTTAGTGTAGGAACTCgccaatttttattcaaataacttCATGGAAGCTTAgacagaatatttataataaaattgttaagcGCGtaggattttttaaaaaatagataattagtttttgaagaataattgaaaaagtagTCATTTTTTCGCTAAAtagcaaaattttgtttaatggtggcattttgctaaaaattactatttcaaaaaatacttacacagaaaaaaaagtaatatagccaataacatatgtgattgcgggctgccaactacataaaatactcaatacaataatatttgctattaatgcaagtacaatgttgatactgcaataacatatattattgtattgagtatatctgtaattggcaacccgcaataacatatcttattgaatatattacttttttttttaatgtacgcTTAATTGAAACTACACTCGTACAGTCActcgtaaaaaattttgatttcagAGATTTCATTCAATACGAGCGTTGCATTCATTATGTTTTACGAAGATACATTGTATTATACACTGAAACcacaaacaataatattagatattaacatatatgtaagaatatatatgtactttgaataaataaataaataaattcatacaatttctttttcacaaaaaaatttcacggAGACAACTTTTTTGGGCTGTCATAGTTTTTCctttaacaaattgttttaaataaaagtaggtattatgtataaaaaacgacgtttcaaaaaaatattctctgcACTTTTTACACTCactattatgtatttttaaaaattagtttaatttaaatatttttgttctttacatataaaattatgaatagaATTTTCATCTTAAATTCTGACACTGACAAATTGGAAAGtggattttaatatttgaagggtgcgttcggggagacgctattagcgctatcagcatcagtttatccttgttctacttttaatgagtaatgaagatggattgatgctggtagcgctaatagcgtctccccgaacgcacccgaAATATATCAAAACTTGAATGTACTCGGATAAAATGCCGGACCTAAGGGTGACCTTAGCCAAATTGCAATTTGGATATGATTTAATCAATGATAAATTCAACTAATTGCGTACAACAGAATTCAATAATTCTAtccatattattaaaattattaggtAACAAAATCAtcgattatttaataaaaagttttgatcAGATTACCCTTACTAATCAAAACCATGCAACAGAAAGGGACACCCCGTGCACATTACGCGATATACATTTCCGTTACGAGAGCCTGCGGATAGGCAACCGACCAGATGTCCCATTGCGCTACGAGATTGACGTAAACCAGCCGGGGTTGATCCGCGTCGATACCTTGTAAATGCATTACAGGCCAGGTGGAACTAACATCACGCAGTGCAGTTGCACAGAGAAGCGCTAACAAGAGCAAAGCTGACAGAGTGACATTATCGATCACGTtcacatgttttttttattattttgacgcAGCAAGCATAATAAACACACtggaatgttttttttttcgagatttTTTGGGGAAAGTTTGTTGACGattcttttaaattgttttttttttacacataatacacattttatccATAATTagaagtttttgtagtaaaaaataaaaatgatattgataataattatacaaatatgtattcaaaCACGCATTGTCTTTACAGCTCATAAAATGTAAACCGTAGTGTCATTAGAGACaagaaaatgaataaaattattaattcttatataatcGGTTATCGTTAGAATTAAGATCATAAGAAAcgaaatattcaataattttaaggtgtgaaaaaattgtatttatgcaaaattgcTGTAAAAACCGAACAGTTTTGTGCTTGCGcgttagaatttaaataaaatgaaaaaattaatatatcttaattccGCTAGTTTCAACAATAAccaaattgaaaaatagattattcactttttttttagtttcagaTCATTAAATGtccaaaatttaaagtaaccGTACAAGTTGTAAGCTAAAAACATCTCGAACACAAAGTTTTATAacgattacaatttttatttatttttatttatttgtaaaaaactctaattataaataatgtgtgtatcgaaataataataccgcttaaaaaaaagttattcatGACTGCGCGTTTATTCGATTCGGTAACAGAGAtatttcgttattattttattactttattttctgatatttttaaatagactgtttttttattgttttttcttatctatttaaaattaaaccatATAAACTCTGGCAAATTGTTTtcggaatttttatataaattaaaataattttttgaaaaattgagaaaattatttatatttttttcttagaattgttcatatatgtacaatattctAGATTtctcattataataaataacaaataataaaagtatattgtatctaaaaattacttcaaattttcaaattacatataagatttcataagaaatgaaaataaatctcagaaataaaatatttcaaaatttacatatatgtatatgaagaattaattctagaaaaaatatagactttttatttctgaaaagtattacaatttgcataaaaaattagagaaatttcctaaaatttataaaactattacggaaattctgaaaaattatgtaaatgaaattttaatagaaaactatatgaatctatataaaaatgtattaatttcgAATACCATAGCTTTTCCTGATCAAAATAACTTCGATTACAATTTAAccaatttaacttattaaatcCATGTCATTagctattttattaacaaggataaattaattgttgttttattatttgacaCAAGGAGGGGAGAAAAAAACATCGAATTAAGAGCAACAATTATTACTGGTTTAAAACattcaatcaaaatttatttgaaatttctttcTAACAGATGTTGCTTCGCTGacaattataaatcaattcaaaattttaatgaataaattattatgtacaatgtatactataataaattcattaaaatttctcaactttatttataattgtacatatggttaattttatgatacatCTAATTGCGATTTAATCATTTTGGTTGTTacacaaaaagttaaattatccTATTTATCGGTGATTTGATAGAAAATCCATCTTTCACTGCATCAACTGCATGCGTGTCGCGTTTATCCTAACCTAACCCTTCAATGATCTAACCTTCAAACTTGTGGTTGAAAAAGTTGAGGGAaggaaaatatagaaaaaattaatatcctCTGTCTTCGACTGGCACCATGAACTCTTTAGCGAGACTTTCGCGTAGGTATGTAATAAATTGCGATTCACACAGCATATGTAtgtagattaattattttctcaagCGAAATTACCGAATTTTGTTACGCACTGACGACGCGAGTGTGCTCAAAACAAAATTGGAATGTTAGAAAGTAAATGtagtaattgaaataatttcatatgaTCGATTTCATTTCCATACAcgtaaatgttatatttatcatCTAATTTAGCCGGATATCTGTACTAAGTATGTACTAAGTAAGACTTCTTTggcgtatttttatttttctttatggATAGTTGCGACATAttctaaacataaaataataatttttattacaaattaaaacaaatttatactaaaaaaattttgtaatatatttaattcataaatttatagctCGTGTTTTGGTCAGTTTGAGAAAGCTTACAGGTTaagaacatatatttatttctgcaTAGTTCTAAACACATGTATAGTTCtagaaagatattaaatactaGTAAGTATTAGctcgttaattttattttactttgaaCTTTTGTAGGAAATTGTACCAGGAGCTGATGGTAAGATTGCAATCGACAACCTCAACGTCAGTTTTATCTTCATCAGATATTCATATTCCAAACAAAATAGAACGTGGTCCGACAGACATCCTCAAggtgaataaaattattaacactttgcattatttctaaaagtaCCAAATTTTTCTGATTGATGTTTCCATACAatgtatcatatatgattTGTCTTGTAGGCTTTGGAAAGCACAATATCCAGAGATTATACGGCACCACATTATAAATTTCACGATGACCCTTACTTGACACCACAGTCAAATCTACAAAATCGCTCTTATGCTCTGGCAAAAGAGTCTGGAAGGAAAGCTGCAATATGGATTCGTCAGGAACACCGTGATTTATTTCAACATAAAGTAGCAGAGCCTGAAATAAAGGTAATTATAGTAGAATTGTATAATAGACATTTTCCAGCAAAACAAAGAGACACAGTGCAACacagcaaattttttaatcattatttagcaaatatttgataaatcacaagaatgaaaattattcattgtGTTACACTGTATCAACTGTGTTTTTTACTAGAAAATGCTCAaagttttcattaattaagtATTTCACTATTTAGAAGCATTGCACAATTAAGAAAGTTACTTTGTAGAAGTAATTTGTAACAGTTAcagttttttcttaaaaagtaacaagttggtattttttaattgtttgtaatatttatgctgatttaaatacaaaaaatttctttttaactttattaatttattttattaaacttaaaaaagttattgtacTAAGCATTTGAGATACATATGTTGCATATTTGATATATGATAAATCATAATTATCTTAAGAAACTTGaaaccaaaatatattaactaaattagtaatttataatagtttgaaaaatatatagagtactatatataaaagtaactaTTGATTAGTTATTAATTACCAAAAAGATATAACTAAGTTAAGTTATAGAAAGAAAGGAacaaaattaagttattaaaaaaagtaaatttagtaattataattttgttacaagtaACGAGTTACTTCTCAAACCTATATCTAATTGCCAATTCATATATCTCACTTTTTGATTATGAATATGCAAGAAGTTATAAGTCAAACTCGAAAAGCGCACAAGCAGGTAGGTAGAGGAACATGATCTATAAAAtaagtcaattaaaaaatttaaaaagggaatatatgtatgtgtttaTTCTCTCACACAGTTCTTCAGTTAATTGAAATAGTGAAAACATGAATGTGCAAGTTTAGTTAGTCagcattttatattacacttgTTTTATAGGCATTTGTACCACCTCCTATTTATACAGAGGAAAGCAAAGTGACAGAGGAAACACTGTTATATGAGATATCGAATGGTCACGTTTCCAACTCTATCACAATATACGATTTATTAAAAGGCGAGATAACAACACCAACGAAACAGGCACTTTTGgaattattgtgtttttacaataatagtGAACAAACCAGCGACGAATTGTTGGAGACTCGTTGGTACAGATTTAACCAGAAACACAAGAAGAATCTCTGGATGTGAGAATTAATCTTTCCCTTATcgataaatatctattttctttgcttattttaaataatattttgaattttatcataatttgcAGAAGTCGCCCACAGATCGATGtcttatttgcatttttgaaGGAACAAGAACCCGTAGTGGCAGCCGCTGCATATACTTCGATGATATGCGGTTTGGCTAAACATTACAATGTAAGATAATTTGtcttaaatcaattataagtactatttaatttaaatggatttatatctgaaacaaaaatgcgttaaagtaaaagaagaaaaaagaaaattaaagtttatctGATGATTGGACTACTTTACAATAACAAATGTATGTTTTAATCTAAGATTGAAACTCTTCAGCGaataacagttttaaaaatatgattagaattaaaattataacattatagtaaattgtatgtttttattgttagGAAGCTGTCCAATCATTGATTAAGtcagttaaatttaatgttatttgaatCCTATCAACTATACCTATCAATTAACTGTCTCTTATTGcctaatttttgttttttacatctttattttataaatttaaaaaaaagtttgacaTTTTAGCTGGACAAAGCttggtttttatataatgaaagtcaggaaaaaaatatagtgtTGTCTATCGATGGATATAATGCTATGATGTCACTAATATCAATGCTGAAACAAGTAGAGGATAAATTAAAACCATCGGTAAATGATATATACAGAGCAATGGCTGCGAACGGGATCACTCCAAACATACATACCTTTAATGCCGCTCTCAGAGTAGCGACTGTTATAAGAACCAATCATGTAGCTTTAGATTTTACACGCAACATACTCGCCGATATCGCGAAATTCAACCTAAAACCGTCATTAACTACATATTATTATCTGCtgctaattttaaaaagatttggTAATTACactctttttttatcgtaaagATTTCGTTTGCCGATCGTGAATGTTCACGAGTTTATACTTTGAACCAGGTGATGGATCATACACCAGCTTTCTGAAAATCTTGAACTCCGTGAAAGAAGAGACCTTTACTATCCAAAGTGAAACAGATTTTGGTTTTTTTCTTACCGCGATGGAAATGGCGTCTCAGCAGTTCTGTAATCGTCAAGCAGGTGAAATGGTGAACGAGCTTCTTCTTGCCAATGAAAACTATAAATTCATCGGCGACAATTTTAGAGTAAGTTTtcttaacttaaattaatatgtcaTTTATTCAGAAAGTACCACGCACTGTGATATAATCTTGCTTTTTTGTGTAattcgtaataaaatataaaaaatacataagaagagaattaatttaaatttaacattattttcatgaaaatcggTTAATTTAaatggatattttaatatatttaatttttatttagatagaatttattatatttgctgagtgttaaaatacttaaagtgatttttttacaagattcCAAATGATAGAtacttattattacattacgtCGTGCGTTTTGCTATTCTTGAAATTACatcatttaattactttattatgtattttatattacgcgTTTGATATAGCTAATATTTTGATCCAGGAATATACCTATTACCGGCTGTATTTGGAGTTAATTTTGGCAACAGAAGAATTTGAGATGTTCTTCAAGCTCTACAGCAAGCTTGTACCTCATGTGATTATACCGGAACCTGCTGTAATGAATGCTATATTGGAGGCTCTTAAATTACATCCCGCGCAAACCTCTACGCAATATATACCAAAACTCTGGTCGCACATGGTCATGTTCGGTCATTTGGACAGGGAAGAGTTATTGGAGAACATATTGCACTTGATGAGCGTACATTGTAAACCCGCGCCCGATTCTCCGTTGAATGCGCAATTCGCGGGGATGGCGGTCGCCATGTGGGATCACATACAagtaattcaaattattatattttcataatgatACAAAACATTATCTCACAGTTTGCATTTAATAACCAATTCTCCAAcgaatttaagataaatttttactttaataagtattaatacattaatacaaGGTGTTTTAATATCTCAAACTTAAATTTCGTAAAAGAATTCCTTGAATTTCAGAAATTCcagattttttatgaattttatttatatttccagatattagaattttttttaaagcagcttcgaaataaatttattttattattgcttttaaTGTTCCTTAATCGAACTGTTAAAAAGTCACTTGagctttgaataataaatttggggaaaaacactaaaaagaaataatataaattaaatatgacatAATGATCTATCAGTATGTGAATGTAACTCACTGAAAGATATACAAAATTCGAAAGATGATTAAACGCACGTCAATTTAGAAAGTTTGTTTTCTTATTGgcactaatattttaaataaaaatccacGAATCGTGAGATAATATTCGTAAATGTATATGCCATAGCTATTGTTAAACGATTTTacattatcaagaaaaaaaattaaaaaattgtcagaaaagagatataatttaaatttaaaagtaaaacctCTTctgaatattaacaaattccGCGAAAATTCCATGTTTTCATGATATTTTTGATAGTAAATACCATAATATTCGAGGTATATGCAGTGAAGAAGAATCAAAtcgattttaaattaagtgGAATCTATTGTTAAATGGCTAGTtgtggaattttatttttataatgagatatattgaaacaataaagtgttttactttttaacacAGACTCAGAATACTAAAAGAATACAACACTATTTGGTACCTAACACGGTGATGGGCAACATCATAGTACTGTTGCTACgtggaaataattttgacaaagCTGTAGAAATTATTTCGTCATTAGTTCGTTCGCCGCACTTGATCAAAAATAACCAAACCATTACAACAGAACATATAAAGGAAATATTTGAACTGTGTTTAACACAAGGACACGTGCCAGCGATTTTCGTaagtgtatattttttacgttaaatattaatattattgacttattacaaCATTGCATTTGCTTCTAGACAATCCTGGAATATGTCACTTTCCATAATCTAGAGGGAGCTACTGAAATGGCTAGAAAGTTACAAAACACCATATCCCTTACTTCTACTcaggaaaatatattaattagtttagTGGGTAACGACGTTCTTCAATTACAAATCTCTAATGAGAATTAGTTGTTCGAAATATAaagtatgtattataaaatatagaaaatatagaagtctttttaaaaacatttaaatattacatattcttcTTTTGTACAAAACTGACATATCTAAATTTCAAAGAAAGcttattatcattattctaTATGCTGCGCGATGAACTCGCGTCCGCCTTTCGAAGAATCAAAGCAGGGAATCTAAATGATGAGACTTATGATTGACACGTATCAATGTCCTTGTCTCTTAGAGGGGGGCGTAAAtcattaatgaattaaatcagTGGGAGGCAGTTAACAGTGGGAGGCAGCAACCCTCCAATCGCTCCAGCAGCTCAAATACCCATTTCCTGCGTCAGTCGGCACAACTCTCCGGTCTATCATAAAGTGTAGGATGTTGAAGTTGACTGCACCCGAAAAAATAGACAAGATATCATCGGAAATATTGTCGTAGAGATTGCAGTTGTGGCAAGATCTTCGTCTTAAGAATGGACAGCAGCGGCGATAATAGCAATAGACTCGTGCTCGATGATATccgtgaattaattattaaggaTGAGCCCAATGTTGAAATTGACAGTCTAGAAGAAGAACCAGGATCGGGTAGAGGAGATAACTATACTTCGATGTTATATCGAGTCCGAGCAAAAGGGCGCAAGCTGTTGAAAAACGAGGAATACATCAATTACGAGTGTGCCATCATTTACAAGATATTACCAGAATCCAAGAAACGTCGCGAGGCGTTCAAGAGCGAGTTACTGTTCAGGAATGAAGTCGTATTTTACAAGCATGTGTGGCCCGCGCTGAACAGACTACAAATGAATGGTAGAAGAGTGTTCAGTGGAGTACCTAAGATCTACGCCGCTAGAGCTAATCTTATTGCTATGGAAGATCTGAGACAGAGAGGTTTTAAGATGGCAGATAGACGGAAAGGATTGACGGTGGAAAATTTAGAGCACGTGTTGAAGGCTCTAGCGGGCTTTCACGCTCTTAGCTTGACATTAAAAGAATTCAGGTAAGTATGtctaatctttaattatatttatagaaatgaatacttattctaaataattcgAGACGATTAATCAAGTTTTTCTAGAAGCATACTAAATGTTTGAGAACCATTGTaactgatattaaaaattaaaatgtcaaaagaAAGAATGAATAAAATAGGTCAATTTTGGCTCGTAGATGACAAgtaaaaacaatgttttttaactACCCTTCTGATTCTgatctttacaaaaattatttgttagaaaAGTATCAAGTATTGTTGGGTAGTAAAACCAGATAactaataaagtaaaatcaGCATAAAGGTATTATTAGAATGGAGCTTTttaataaacgtgtaaaattatagtaaaattaaaaataaaataacgttaagCGAAAATTGACGAAAAGTGACCAAAAGATTTGaatacaaaagtaataaatgaAGAAGTCCTTATTCGGTCAAAGTCCACTTTATTGCAAGATTTGtgcaaacaatatttttacgcGCCAAAGTCTATCttagtgtaaaaaaatgttttttgtaaatttcataattttagtaGTAATAAAATACTGTTAATTGAATACAAAATGCTCTAGGAGGAAGTTCTTGAAAGACGTAAACAATGATCTCAAGTGACATACAGTTAAGCTTTAACATTTCTCATTGATAATACCtttgcttttattaatttaattttttttatcaagcaGAACATGAACTATTAAAGATAAGAGCATGTTTTGTTAGTaggaaaatacaaattaatatattcataaaactcaatttcaataataattaacgataATAGATGTTTGAagactatatataatatactctttgctttctgtttttatttttcacccATTTTTCGCATTTTTACGCACTATTTTATCAATCGTATTTCTTGTTTCTTTGCGagtttattaacttttatctcgCAAATTTCGATAAATAGTACGCGAAGAGTTGTCTAAGGGCCACTTGCACCACACTCTGATTAACTTAATCGTTGATTagtccattggaa
Proteins encoded in this window:
- the LOC105836665 gene encoding protein PTCD3 homolog, mitochondrial: MNSLARLSRRKLYQELMVRLQSTTSTSVLSSSDIHIPNKIERGPTDILKALESTISRDYTAPHYKFHDDPYLTPQSNLQNRSYALAKESGRKAAIWIRQEHRDLFQHKVAEPEIKAFVPPPIYTEESKVTEETLLYEISNGHVSNSITIYDLLKGEITTPTKQALLELLCFYNNSEQTSDELLETRWYRFNQKHKKNLWISRPQIDVLFAFLKEQEPVVAAAAYTSMICGLAKHYNLDKAWFLYNESQEKNIVLSIDGYNAMMSLISMLKQVEDKLKPSVNDIYRAMAANGITPNIHTFNAALRVATVIRTNHVALDFTRNILADIAKFNLKPSLTTYYYLLLILKRFGDGSYTSFLKILNSVKEETFTIQSETDFGFFLTAMEMASQQFCNRQAGEMVNELLLANENYKFIGDNFREYTYYRLYLELILATEEFEMFFKLYSKLVPHVIIPEPAVMNAILEALKLHPAQTSTQYIPKLWSHMVMFGHLDREELLENILHLMSVHCKPAPDSPLNAQFAGMAVAMWDHIQTQNTKRIQHYLVPNTVMGNIIVLLLRGNNFDKAVEIISSLVRSPHLIKNNQTITTEHIKEIFELCLTQGHVPAIFTILEYVTFHNLEGATEMARKLQNTISLTSTQENILISLVGNDVLQLQISNEN